The sequence TTTTTAAGAAGTGTTCCGAACAAACTCATGATATCCTCAAGTTTACAACATTCAGCTTCAAAACGTGTTGAGGTACGCCAAGCGCTGCCATAGGAATTTAAATGGGACCGCTCAGAAACACTTCTTTACCCTCTAAAGAACGTTGCAATTGAACAGACACTTggcttttaaatgcaaaagttTAGACAGGTTGGATTTTGAGATCAAAACTAATTCATCACACTTTCACTCACTGCTTGTCAGTTTGACAACTCCTGTTGTGTGCAAGCTCACCCTTCTGAGCAGACTTCTCTAACACCACAGAACAGGAAGGATTAAGACATCGTGGCAGTCTTTGTTTTCATCAACTAGCTGCTGTGTATGTACCCTATATAACGCAACAGTCAAACAAGACAGCATGGAACCCACCTTCcagctctaaaaaaaaaccattttAATAAACTAGAAATGCCAGCCTTTGTAAGAAGTTCTTCACAGTTTTATAGTTGCTAACGTATTTAACAGTAACAGGCAGAAAGCCTTAAGGTGTTTATAAACATACTTGAAGACAGTACTGGTTGCTGCACCGAGAAAAGCGGCGTCAGCAAACTCACCTAAGTGTCATTCATGGCTTGGAAAATCCGATTTGaggaaataaaaccttttttttttttttgttatattttgtaaaagtaGCATTTGACATAAAAAACAGTTGAGTTGAGCTTCAGTACTTCTCTCCTTAAGTATACAGTCAGTCAAGTGAGTTCACCGATAAATGGTAGTTTCAGCTAGCTCGGTAAACATCCTTCAACTTCACTTGTGTCATCCTCAGAACAGTTCTGGTTTTAAACATAACACTGACAAACTTATTAAATACGGTTTCAATCGTCACAGAAAGATTTTCAGCTATACCCACTGCTTTCACTGGGACTTCGGTTGTTGGAGTAACTGCGATCACTCTCACTGTCAGAGCCATACgatctacaaagaaaaaattaaattcctcAGCATTTTATTTCGAGCTTTAAATTCAGAATTGCATCACGTCAAAAATTGAGACAGATGCACGAGACGAGAAGAAAACAGTCATGTATATAACAACTGAAACATATGTTAATGGACACTCAAAATTAAACTAGTCATTAATTTTACGTGCTGAAAATCCTGTGCAGCTCAAGTCAAACTGTGATTGTAACTATAcgatttcttcctttcatcaAAAAAGCTAAGAATTCATCCAAAAAACAACTAAGTTTTTGTTAATGCTGACAGCTGACTAAGAAGTATATTCTAACAAAAGGAGTTTTATTTCTCAACcaaaatgattttgcaactCCGTGCCTTTACATATTGCAATTTGAAGTTCGAAGAAGGATCTGAGTAATTAGGCTCCATAACAACAACGGGAGTGTGTGCAGAAGGGAAATAATACATTCAAATGTTCTGGCTTATCCAAACCAAAAGAATTCCAAGCTGAGCACCTGGCCAAGCATAAAGAAATGGTACAGATTGTTTCAGATAAGCCACAAAACATATTCAGATTATACAGAATGAACTTTAATTAGAAATTTTCTAGCCTCGTGCCTGTAAGGAAAGCTTTCTGAAGGGATAGGCATATCCTAATCAAGCATTGTTTCTCTGATGCTTCCTGACATCCCAAAACAAGGATTTTGTAATGACTTCCACACTTTTCATTAATCTAATTAATTGCCCTTCATACACATGAAGAAGCTGTCTTACTGTCACAATCTGATGAGGAAACTGGTGACACCAGAGTCCATTAAGAGGTGATACTATGTCATGAAAAAACGAGTGTGAGAACAGCAGAGGGTGAAAATTTACGGCAGCCAGCTATCTGTCTGACTTACCACTGAAGTTTATGCACTATATAAAGATCACATTCCACTTCTGATCTCTGCTGAAGTGTGCTCGCTTGCACCTCTGGTAATTCCCCTTGACTGAGTAGGATAATTTTGCACTATTATATAAATTTTAAGCTAACAGTGACATCAGAAGCACACCAGATTTGCTGGTAAGATattctttcaaaacatgttctaggaagttaaaaattaattctggatAGCGCTGTAATTTTTCACTTCCTCTGCAGATGCTTTTTGGCTAGACTGCaaaagtggtttaaaaaaaagtattcaccATCCAATGGAATTCTTTGCATACCAGGTAGCTTTTAATTTGTAACAGGGCACCTGATTTAAATCTTGAGAGCTAGTTCACTGCAGGAGTTTAAAAACCACTTAAAGGCAGCgttattaaaaaattatgtgCTTACTTTGAACATATAGGGAtttatatatgcaatatatttttatggttGGGGAAAAAGACCGTAGCCTTCATGAACTTAAGTACGTActttgcaaattcttttgcattaaTACGGTATGAGAGACACGCAAGCAAGTAACATACCTGGATCGCCTATCGTAACTTCTAGATCTCCGATAGCTGTCACTCCTTTTACTTCTACTTCGGCTTCTGCTATAGTAACTATCATATGTGTATGACCtactttaaagggaaaataaagtctTTGTAGATTTACAGTTCCGCAtctaaaatgtcatttatttcaaatgcacaACACTTAAATACAAAGAGATGAATCGCTATAAAGAATTTACTCTCAAAGGATGTGGAAAACAGGATAATTCTAAGTTTTTGTAGATGTTTAAATACCAGAATTCAGCATCATCAAAACaacattaaatttattaatataCAAGAGACTAAGCATTGAAAAAGTTTTGAGTTTTCACTACAAATGgttcatgaaataaaaacttgttttcagaagtattaacaaacaacaaaattattccaatttatatttcatttttatattccaTTTAGCAATAAAGGGAAACGTGTTCACCATACCATCACCTATCACTGTAACACCAGTATGACTTGGTAATTTTCCAAGCGTCTCATTTATGTtattcttgctttgtttgctctCAAAGCTGCTAACATGACAGTACATTTCTGAAGAGCACAGATGCAGGGGTACTTTTTACACTAAGATATTTTTATAGCACGTACATTTATTGCAGAGTTGGTACAGAACTACAATCCATACCTGGATCGGCTGTGATGACCATAGGAACTACTTCTTGATCTGCTTCTACTATAGGTTCGactgacaaacaaaaacaaaacgcTTTGTGTTAAGTTAATCAAGAACAAGTGCTGAACAGGGAAGAGGGGGAAAGAGGATGGGAACATGATTTTCTCAGAATTCCTTACTCACACtgtaaaacatgaaatacaatTCCTTTTTCAGTAACAGgatatttcaaaatctgatTGTTTTAACTTGCATGTTTCAAGCAGATGCttcaggcagcagcatgcaCAGCTAAGCCCATTTCCAATTTGCTCAGAGACTGAAGCATCAGAGTTCTGGGCACCATTTACTGGTTTGGTAACACACCTCAAAATTAACAATTAGAGAAACTTACCTACGACTCTTGTAACTGTGGTAGGAACTACTTCGACTTCTTGACCGATCTCTACTATACCAGCCTCTGCTTCGGCTTCTTGTATAGCTTCTTGACCTACAATCCAGaaacagtttttgaaaagcacaaaacagaataaCTCAAGTGAAGAGCACAAGAACACgggaagcaaaagcattttaaagcttCATCCTTTTAGCTAAGTATTTATCCCGTATGTGCTAAAATATACAGtgctgtttaaaagaaaaacaagctgagaaagagaaacatGCCTTGAGAATATCGTGAACTTTCAAGTTAACAAAAAGAACAGGAACGTGAATGCCTTACCTATACGAATATGTAGAACTTCGGGATCGACTTCTGGAGTGGCTGTAAGACAGTGATCTTGTTCGGTGTCTGGATTTAGATTCGGATTTACTTCGTGACCTACTGAGACTCCTGGATGGGCTGTTGTCATCTCTACTTGGGGACTCTTCCTCACTGGAACTTTCTTGGTTCCTTGGCCTTCGATTTAGCCGTGCTGTTTTCCTAACTTCATCAAACAGAGATCCAGGccttactttatttttagcttttatttcaatCCTTAAACCTGCTGGTTTAGGCTCTGGTGCTGAAGCTATGTTCTTTACTTCTGTGGCAGTACTAATTGTAGCTGGTTGCAAGTTACCAACACCTTGCAAAGGCTTCCATTTATTATCGACTTGAttgctttgtgtattttcagtgatttcactttttaaacTACAATCTTTTGTGCTAGACACGGAGACAGAGTTATTTTCTTGcttccctgtttctttttcttctttaatattaACAAAGTCTATAACACTGTTTCCTAATTTGACAGCATCTGGTTCAGGAGGCTGTAAATCTTTGTTTGTACTAGCACTTAAAGCCTGAGGTTTGGCAGTGAGAATGACAGGAGACGTGTCCACAACCACCTTCCCTGGTGAGTTACGGTCTGGAGTGCAGATCTCCATGTTGTCATCTGTCTGAACAACATCTTCCAGCCCATTCTGGTTACCTTCTTCAGCATGCTTAGTCTCATTCTTGCAAGCAGTCACTTTTATTCCTGAGTTTAAAATACTGGCTGAAGTGTTTGGATCAACGCTATCTTTATTAAGGTTACTGTGATCTGGTGAGGCATCAGTAGTGCTTTTACCTGGAAGGTTTTCATCTGTACAGGGCTTTTCACCATTTCCCATTTTGTCCTTGACTACTTCATCCTTTTCAGCAGCTTGCTGTTTTTTATCCTTTATGTCCCTGgtaagctgcttttcttttttatcatctTTGATAAGTGGCTTCTCATTTATATCATCATCCTCCTCTTCACCAAACTCCAGCGGGGGCTGCcaatgaaatgtttcttttcttttctgaactttgtgtttcttctccttttttcctttggatttttcttttgcttttttggaaTGTGactttttaagagttttttttgattcatgtttggctttttttgaCTTTCCTCTAGTATTTGTTGAGCTAGAATGAGAACTCTCAGATTCAGAAGATGACAGCTGTTTGCTCATCTTCCACGTACAATCAGAATCCAGAAAACCTTCTGAGGAATTTGACTTTTTTATCCTTTTGGTAACGCTAAGTTCTGTATCAGATCCTGATGTggcctctccttcctctttaccAGAGGAGGGTCTGGAATCTGCCCTACTATGCCTAGCCTCTCCCCTTTCTGAGTTTGATTCAGAGTCCCATTTGCTACCTGAATAGGATTTTCGTTTACTTTTTGCACCACCTCTAGGCTGCTCAGACGATTTCTCTTTAACGGCCTTGTTTTTAGGACGATCAGCATCCCGTTCACACTTGGATTTCTCCTCCCCTCTCACCGAACTTGAGTTGCTTTTATCCTGTTGCTGAGCATCTCCTTCCAACTGAAAATGGCCTTCTTTTTCTTGGGCTCCTTTTACTTTGCCAGAATGCTCACTGTCCGTAGAGAAGTCAGAAGACGATAAACTGTCGCTCTCTTTCAGTCCTTGAGAAGACTCATCGTAGTCTTTTGTACCTTTATAAGGAAGAGTACTTTCAGAGCTCGTTTCCTGCCTTAGTTTAAGAGACCGAGCATTCTGATCACCCgatgcagattttcttttgcttctgtgcCTGTCGTCATCACTAAGGGAGTAATAAGATGTCGACTCACTATAACCCGACCTGTCACTGCGGTATTTACTCGGTGACGGTGATCTGCCTGAAGAATGAGATTTTGTTCTTGAGCTAGACAGACTTCTAGATCTTGTGTAAGATCTTGAGTATGACCTGCTTCGGGAGGACCTGCTTCTCGATCGCGGCCAACTATCCGAGCTTCTGTCGCTACGATATTTGGAATAAGCACTTCGGTCACTATCTGAACTCCTTTGTCGCTTACGGAGCGAGGAAGAAGTGTTAGCCTCTTTAATAACAACTACATTATAATTAGTTTGGGTGGGTATTAAATGGGTTGTCTTAGCTTTCATTTCCTGAATTCGCTCGTAGGATGGCTTCCATGGCTTCTGCCCAGGTTTCCACCGTGAAGGTGGTGGGCTATCACTTAAGGGTATGACAGGGAGGCTTTCTGGGACAACCGGTGGTATGACGACTTTATCAGTCGGGAGTATAACTGCTCTTACAGGGTCAGCAGTCTTGTTgggcttgttttcatttaatcGCGTTGAAGTATTTCGTGGAGAATTGGAAACAGTCTTTTGATGCCTGGGGCTAGGACTTGATCTTGATCTACTTCGGGAACGTGATGATTTAGAGGCTGATCTTGATCTGGAACTTCGAGAATAAGACCTTGATTTAGACCTAGATCTGGACCTGGACCTGTAGTATGACCGAGTGTCTCTGCTTGATAAAGATGATGAACTCTGGTCCTCCTTATCAGATTTAGACCAGTCTCTTCTGGATGAATGTCTagaagatgatgaagaagaaCGAGATTTCCTCTCATGATCACAAGATGATTTCTTTCTCCTGACAAAGGAATGAGAGGATTCCACATCTGACgaagctgatgttttcttttttttagtttgcttgTGCTTCTTgaaatgcttctgctttttagacttctttttatgtttcactttcttcttctcttttctgtgctttttgtggTGGCTGGAGTATCTCACAGTACTCAGATCAGAATAGCCGTTATGTGACCAAGATCTTGATCTCCGTGATGCACTTCTTTCATCCCATCTGCTTGTACACGGGTCACTcaaccttaaaaacaaacaagcaaggcCCACACTAAGTGGAAATTCTGTAAGAACTTCATAAgtattttcccctctccctgtcCCAAGGCAATTAATGAGGTTTAACAACTATAAAAATCCCTCCATTTACTACCAGACAACCACATTTTGAATGAGCTCATTACACTTGTTTTAAGACATGGAATTACA comes from Aythya fuligula isolate bAytFul2 chromosome 2, bAytFul2.pri, whole genome shotgun sequence and encodes:
- the NKTR gene encoding NK-tumor recognition protein isoform X5; protein product: MANRGKHTNGSQFFITTKPAPHLDGVHVVFGLVISGFEVIEQIENLKTDTASRPYADVRVIDCGVLVTKSAKDALEKKKKVCSESEESESSSSASSSSESSSESEAENERSRRRKRKRRAKAKQSRKRRKEERKKEDSRCKRTSNQRCSLSDKSDVTEKATDVSTKRDKPVVRPEEIPPVPENRFLLRRDVPVVNAEPEPKLLDAAPVLTDQKPSVSKSGRKIKGRGTIRYHTPPRSRSCSESDDDESSETPPHWKEEMQRLRTYRPPSGEKWSKGDKLSDPCTSRWDERSASRRSRSWSHNGYSDLSTVRYSSHHKKHRKEKKKVKHKKKSKKQKHFKKHKQTKKKKTSASSDVESSHSFVRRKKSSCDHERKSRSSSSSSRHSSRRDWSKSDKEDQSSSSLSSRDTRSYYRSRSRSRSKSRSYSRSSRSRSASKSSRSRSRSRSSPSPRHQKTVSNSPRNTSTRLNENKPNKTADPVRAVILPTDKVVIPPVVPESLPVIPLSDSPPPSRWKPGQKPWKPSYERIQEMKAKTTHLIPTQTNYNVVVIKEANTSSSLRKRQRSSDSDRSAYSKYRSDRSSDSWPRSRSRSSRSRSYSRSYTRSRSLSSSRTKSHSSGRSPSPSKYRSDRSGYSESTSYYSLSDDDRHRSKRKSASGDQNARSLKLRQETSSESTLPYKGTKDYDESSQGLKESDSLSSSDFSTDSEHSGKVKGAQEKEGHFQLEGDAQQQDKSNSSSVRGEEKSKCERDADRPKNKAVKEKSSEQPRGGAKSKRKSYSGSKWDSESNSERGEARHSRADSRPSSGKEEGEATSGSDTELSVTKRIKKSNSSEGFLDSDCTWKMSKQLSSSESESSHSSSTNTRGKSKKAKHESKKTLKKSHSKKAKEKSKGKKEKKHKVQKRKETFHWQPPLEFGEEEDDDINEKPLIKDDKKEKQLTRDIKDKKQQAAEKDEVVKDKMGNGEKPCTDENLPGKSTTDASPDHSNLNKDSVDPNTSASILNSGIKVTACKNETKHAEEGNQNGLEDVVQTDDNMEICTPDRNSPGKVVVDTSPVILTAKPQALSASTNKDLQPPEPDAVKLGNSVIDFVNIKEEKETGKQENNSVSVSSTKDCSLKSEITENTQSNQVDNKWKPLQGVGNLQPATISTATEVKNIASAPEPKPAGLRIEIKAKNKVRPGSLFDEVRKTARLNRRPRNQESSSEEESPSRDDNSPSRSLSRSRSKSESKSRHRTRSLSYSHSRSRSRSSTYSYRSRSYTRSRSRGWYSRDRSRSRSSSYHSYKSRSRTYSRSRSRSSSYGHHSRSSRSYTYDSYYSRSRSRSKRSDSYRRSRSYDRRSRSYGSDSESDRSYSNNRSPSESSGYS